A portion of the Fibrobacter sp. UWB4 genome contains these proteins:
- a CDS encoding histidine phosphatase family protein, with the protein MKSKLLLATSIFAIFALNGCLDQVTEAPDMSALACTTEPLDDDSGLKIICGGDSVGIVLNGKDGKDGKDGKNGKDGKSGADGKDGSDGTSCRVVENKDIDGFEVFCGDKKVGELKNGKDGADGKNGKDGTSCRIEENKDIDGYDIFCGNEKVGELRNGKDGTDGKNGSDGSSCRVVENKDIDGFDIFCGNEKVGELKNGKDGADGKNGSDGTSCRVVENKDIDGFDIFCGNEKVGELKNGKDGADGKDGKDGTSCRVEENKDIDGFDIFCGNEKVGELKNGKDGADGKNGKDGTSCRIEENKDIDGFEVFCGDKKVGELKNGKDGADGKNGSDGSSCRVEENSEGDGYDVYCGDKKVGELKNGKDGADGKNGSDGTSCRVEENSEGDGYDIFCGDKKVGELKNGKDGADGKDGKDTKPVEILSNACNVLRSTTDMFSSMYDVFYCLRPNEKVAFILRHAARDRNNTGTNGSLNQTGIDQSTQVGQKLKKLNIDDFFYMHTNVYRTQQTARIISENKGQTTGSEDEWKNTTSNEYHAQNMDLLESWYIRNDNRKKDCQGQNSWGWSIYSKVAYEEYDKKNNSDSENKAACEDALYNIEERTQEFISTYFTYDNMHKMTLAISHDQFLVPFVIAISHKKIHDDSNYTLQFHKHENNFNYWINYLTGVAIIVDPDNNTTVIPVTALDDGFLRSY; encoded by the coding sequence ATGAAATCCAAATTACTCTTAGCAACGTCAATTTTCGCAATCTTCGCACTTAACGGCTGCCTCGACCAAGTCACAGAGGCACCGGACATGTCGGCACTGGCCTGCACAACGGAACCGCTAGACGACGATAGCGGTCTCAAGATTATTTGTGGTGGCGATTCCGTAGGTATCGTCCTGAATGGCAAAGACGGAAAGGACGGTAAAGATGGTAAAAACGGCAAGGACGGCAAATCAGGCGCAGACGGTAAGGACGGAAGCGACGGAACATCATGCCGCGTTGTAGAAAACAAGGACATCGACGGGTTCGAAGTCTTCTGTGGTGACAAAAAAGTCGGTGAGCTGAAAAACGGCAAAGACGGTGCCGACGGCAAGAACGGAAAAGACGGGACGTCGTGCCGCATCGAAGAGAACAAGGACATCGACGGATATGACATCTTCTGCGGGAACGAAAAGGTCGGTGAATTGCGCAACGGCAAGGACGGCACTGACGGCAAGAACGGAAGCGACGGATCTTCTTGCCGCGTTGTAGAAAACAAGGACATCGACGGATTCGATATCTTCTGCGGCAACGAAAAAGTCGGTGAACTGAAAAACGGCAAGGACGGTGCAGACGGCAAGAACGGAAGCGACGGAACATCATGCCGCGTTGTAGAGAACAAAGACATCGACGGGTTCGACATCTTCTGCGGCAACGAAAAAGTCGGCGAACTGAAAAACGGCAAAGACGGCGCTGACGGAAAGGACGGAAAAGACGGGACGTCGTGCAGAGTAGAAGAAAACAAGGACATCGACGGGTTCGACATCTTCTGCGGCAACGAAAAAGTCGGTGAACTGAAAAACGGCAAGGACGGTGCAGACGGCAAGAACGGAAAAGACGGGACGTCGTGCCGCATCGAAGAGAACAAGGACATCGACGGGTTCGAAGTCTTCTGTGGTGACAAAAAAGTCGGTGAGCTGAAAAACGGCAAAGACGGTGCCGACGGCAAGAACGGAAGCGACGGATCTTCTTGCCGCGTTGAAGAGAACTCTGAAGGCGACGGTTACGATGTCTACTGCGGCGACAAGAAAGTCGGCGAACTGAAAAACGGCAAAGACGGTGCCGACGGTAAGAACGGAAGCGACGGAACATCATGCCGCGTTGAAGAGAACTCTGAAGGCGACGGTTACGATATCTTCTGCGGCGACAAGAAAGTCGGTGAACTGAAAAACGGAAAGGACGGCGCAGACGGTAAGGACGGAAAAGACACAAAGCCCGTCGAAATTTTGAGCAACGCTTGTAACGTCTTGCGCTCCACAACAGACATGTTCTCATCCATGTACGACGTATTCTACTGCCTCCGCCCCAACGAAAAAGTCGCATTCATCCTCCGCCATGCCGCCCGCGACAGAAACAATACAGGCACAAACGGCAGCCTCAACCAAACCGGAATAGATCAATCCACGCAAGTCGGCCAAAAACTCAAAAAGCTCAACATCGACGACTTTTTCTACATGCACACAAACGTCTACCGCACCCAGCAGACCGCACGGATCATTTCCGAAAATAAAGGTCAAACAACCGGAAGCGAAGACGAATGGAAAAACACAACTTCCAACGAATACCATGCACAGAACATGGACCTTCTTGAATCCTGGTACATCCGAAACGATAACAGAAAAAAAGATTGCCAAGGTCAAAACAGCTGGGGCTGGAGCATTTATTCCAAAGTCGCCTACGAAGAATATGACAAGAAAAATAATAGCGATAGCGAAAACAAAGCCGCATGCGAAGACGCATTATACAACATCGAAGAAAGAACTCAAGAGTTTATCAGCACATACTTCACATACGACAACATGCACAAGATGACCCTCGCCATCTCGCATGACCAATTCCTCGTGCCATTTGTCATCGCCATCAGCCACAAAAAAATCCATGACGACAGCAACTACACATTGCAGTTCCACAAGCACGAAAATAATTTCAACTACTGGATTAATTACCTGACCGGCGTCGCCATCATCGTAGACCCCGACAACAACACTACAGTCATCCCCGTCACAGCTCTGGACGACGGATTCCTGCGTTCCTACTAG
- a CDS encoding bifunctional diguanylate cyclase/phosphodiesterase, producing the protein MINFWDYANHVFFFPSLLASGFLLVTLATLGEKQNLKKILFWGAVFSLTPFMIYADLIYHGLLYLLSCVMDKVPLMFDVVVDYLSRILLIPLAIFVFSKRLSIHWSQSLFLLSASVGVGYLGMVVGKTQIGAALVNLVAIFFWWRLLWNELLFVRNTQIFTRFGFLGFVTLFSLLVNLAMYVCVRMIEVTPVFLDYLVFVAWLFWLTLTIAVKLIFRTVRLTQQAEIARNHDKLTGLPNILLFTNYVQDLLFRNPKKRYAFFVFDLDNFKAFNERFGFEEGDKALCFMADTLKSLFGERYVTHVSCDTFRAVGDVVGVDSKIKEAHDKIRGFSTQGVLEIKAGVYVQRVENENVERCFMRARLAEATTKGVYDEYVAFYADEMGARERLKMYLIAHIDEAVKNEYIKVYYQPVVDINTNKLCGFEALARWDDPEHGFLPPVEFIGILEDAHLIQKLDLFMLKKVCEKYRKETNLGHKCVPISFNLSRLDFKLSDIYKELTRLTREYNVPHEMIHIEITESVLDGDEDGFIREQVTRFQNDGFEVWMDDFGAGFSSLNVLKDYDFDFLKIDMMFLRNFTEKSKVIIRAIVDMAKQLHVGTLSEGVETKEHLDFLKDIGCDRVQGYYYSKPLPYDEVMAVLKEKGVEV; encoded by the coding sequence ATGATAAATTTTTGGGATTATGCAAATCATGTGTTCTTTTTCCCGTCGCTCTTGGCGAGCGGCTTTTTGCTTGTTACGCTGGCGACGCTTGGTGAAAAACAGAACCTGAAGAAAATACTTTTTTGGGGTGCCGTTTTTTCGCTGACCCCGTTCATGATCTATGCGGACTTGATTTATCATGGGCTTTTGTACCTGCTTTCGTGTGTAATGGACAAAGTTCCCTTGATGTTTGATGTGGTCGTGGATTATTTGAGCCGCATTTTGCTGATTCCGCTTGCGATTTTCGTTTTCAGTAAAAGATTGTCCATTCACTGGTCGCAATCGCTGTTTTTGCTTTCGGCTTCTGTCGGTGTAGGGTATCTCGGCATGGTGGTGGGCAAGACGCAGATCGGCGCTGCTTTGGTGAATCTGGTTGCGATTTTCTTCTGGTGGCGGCTTCTCTGGAATGAACTTTTGTTTGTCCGCAATACGCAGATTTTTACGCGTTTTGGATTCCTGGGTTTTGTCACGCTGTTTAGCCTGCTTGTGAACCTCGCCATGTACGTGTGTGTGCGCATGATCGAGGTGACGCCTGTGTTTTTGGATTACCTGGTGTTCGTGGCTTGGCTTTTCTGGCTTACGCTTACGATTGCGGTAAAGCTTATTTTTAGGACGGTTCGCTTGACTCAGCAGGCGGAAATTGCTCGTAACCATGACAAACTTACGGGGCTTCCGAATATCCTTCTGTTCACGAACTATGTGCAGGATTTGCTTTTTAGAAATCCTAAAAAGCGTTATGCCTTTTTCGTTTTCGACCTGGATAATTTTAAGGCGTTTAACGAAAGGTTTGGCTTTGAAGAGGGCGATAAGGCTTTGTGCTTTATGGCGGATACGCTTAAGTCGTTGTTTGGAGAACGCTATGTGACTCACGTGTCATGCGATACTTTCCGTGCGGTGGGCGATGTCGTCGGGGTAGATTCCAAGATAAAAGAAGCCCATGATAAAATCCGTGGCTTCTCAACTCAAGGCGTACTTGAAATCAAGGCAGGCGTGTATGTGCAGCGCGTAGAAAACGAAAATGTTGAGCGTTGCTTTATGCGTGCGCGCCTTGCAGAGGCGACGACCAAGGGCGTCTATGATGAATATGTTGCTTTTTATGCCGACGAGATGGGCGCTCGCGAGCGCTTGAAAATGTACTTGATTGCGCACATTGACGAGGCTGTGAAAAATGAATACATCAAGGTGTATTACCAGCCTGTTGTGGATATCAATACGAATAAGCTTTGTGGCTTTGAGGCGCTTGCCCGTTGGGATGATCCGGAACATGGCTTTTTGCCGCCGGTAGAATTTATCGGCATCCTTGAGGATGCGCACTTGATCCAGAAACTCGACTTGTTCATGCTCAAGAAGGTTTGCGAAAAGTATCGCAAGGAGACGAATTTGGGGCATAAGTGCGTTCCAATTTCGTTCAACCTCTCGCGTCTGGATTTTAAGCTGAGTGACATTTATAAGGAACTTACGCGGTTGACCAGGGAATACAACGTGCCGCATGAGATGATCCATATCGAGATTACGGAATCGGTGCTGGATGGCGACGAGGATGGCTTTATTCGTGAACAAGTGACGCGTTTCCAGAATGACGGTTTTGAAGTCTGGATGGATGACTTTGGCGCGGGATTCTCGTCATTGAATGTTCTGAAAGATTACGATTTTGACTTTTTGAAAATCGACATGATGTTCTTGCGGAACTTTACGGAAAAGTCCAAGGTGATTATCCGCGCCATTGTGGACATGGCAAAACAGTTGCATGTCGGTACGCTTTCGGAAGGGGTGGAGACAAAGGAACATCTGGATTTCCTGAAGGATATTGGATGTGACCGAGTGCAGGGCTATTATTACTCAAAGCCGCTTCCGTATGACGAGGTGATGGCGGTACTCAAGGAAAAGGGCGTGGAAGTGTAA
- the pgi gene encoding glucose-6-phosphate isomerase, which produces MSKLTDSKEWKALEAHAEVAKTWQMKELFAKDPTRADKFSAEACGLFLDYSKNIITDETMAKLQDLLKSANFEDMRAKYFAGEKINTTEKRAVLHTALRYKGNDPICVDGKDVMPEVRAVLKHMEEFTKLVRTGKWKGHTGKSIKYVVNIGIGGSDLGPVMVTEALKPYAEKPAAGEYSPEVYFVSNIDGTHIAETLKKVNIEETLFIVASKTFTTLETMTNAETAKAAVLKAFNGDKSAIAKHFVALSTNTEAVTEFGIDPANMFEFWNWVGGRYSLWSAIGLSISLRIGFENYMKLHQGAYEMDQHFKTAPADKNLPVILALIGVWYNNFFGASSYAMLPYDQYLHRLAAYFQQADMESNGKTVDRDSKRVNYQTGPILWGEPGTNGQHAFYQLIHQGTKMIPCDFIAPANSHNKIGDHHQKLLSNFFAQPEALMNGKTLAQAQEELRAAGKSEEEIAFLAPHKVFEGNKPTNSIMMDYVSPERLGALIAMYEHKIFTQGVIWNINSYDQWGVELGKQLAKKILPELAKADAELHHDSSTNGLIKWFKAHQA; this is translated from the coding sequence ATGTCTAAACTGACTGATTCTAAGGAATGGAAGGCCCTCGAGGCCCATGCCGAAGTCGCCAAGACTTGGCAGATGAAGGAACTCTTCGCGAAGGACCCGACTCGCGCCGACAAGTTCAGCGCTGAAGCTTGCGGACTTTTCCTCGACTACTCCAAGAACATCATCACCGACGAAACCATGGCCAAACTCCAGGACCTCCTGAAGTCCGCCAATTTCGAAGACATGCGCGCCAAGTACTTTGCAGGCGAAAAGATTAACACCACCGAAAAGCGCGCCGTGCTCCACACCGCACTCCGCTACAAGGGCAACGATCCGATTTGCGTCGATGGCAAGGATGTCATGCCTGAAGTTCGCGCCGTGCTCAAGCACATGGAAGAATTCACCAAGCTCGTCCGCACGGGCAAGTGGAAGGGCCACACCGGCAAGTCCATCAAGTACGTGGTGAACATCGGTATCGGCGGTTCCGACCTCGGTCCGGTGATGGTGACCGAAGCTTTGAAGCCCTACGCTGAAAAGCCGGCTGCTGGCGAATACTCTCCGGAAGTCTACTTCGTTTCTAACATCGACGGCACCCACATAGCCGAAACCCTCAAGAAGGTGAATATCGAAGAAACTCTCTTCATCGTTGCTTCCAAGACGTTCACGACTCTTGAAACCATGACGAACGCCGAAACCGCAAAGGCAGCCGTCCTCAAGGCATTCAATGGCGACAAGTCCGCTATCGCAAAGCACTTCGTCGCTCTCTCCACCAACACCGAAGCCGTTACCGAATTCGGTATCGACCCGGCTAACATGTTCGAATTCTGGAACTGGGTTGGCGGCCGCTATTCTCTGTGGTCTGCAATCGGTCTTTCCATCAGCCTCCGCATCGGCTTCGAAAACTACATGAAGCTCCACCAGGGCGCTTACGAAATGGATCAGCATTTCAAGACCGCTCCGGCTGACAAAAACCTCCCGGTCATCCTCGCCCTCATCGGCGTTTGGTACAACAACTTCTTTGGCGCCTCGAGCTACGCCATGCTCCCGTACGACCAGTACCTCCACCGCCTCGCCGCCTACTTCCAGCAGGCCGACATGGAATCCAACGGCAAGACCGTTGACCGCGATTCCAAGCGCGTGAACTACCAGACGGGTCCGATCCTCTGGGGCGAACCGGGTACGAACGGCCAGCACGCCTTCTACCAGCTCATCCACCAGGGTACCAAGATGATTCCGTGCGACTTCATCGCCCCGGCCAACAGCCACAACAAGATTGGCGATCACCACCAGAAGTTGCTCTCCAACTTCTTCGCTCAGCCAGAAGCTTTGATGAACGGCAAGACTCTCGCCCAGGCTCAGGAAGAACTCCGCGCCGCCGGCAAGTCCGAAGAAGAAATCGCATTCCTCGCTCCGCACAAGGTATTCGAAGGCAACAAGCCGACGAACTCCATCATGATGGACTACGTGAGCCCGGAACGCCTTGGCGCTCTCATCGCCATGTACGAACACAAGATCTTCACGCAGGGCGTTATCTGGAACATCAACAGCTACGACCAGTGGGGTGTTGAACTCGGTAAGCAGCTCGCCAAGAAGATCCTCCCGGAACTTGCAAAGGCTGACGCCGAACTCCACCACGACAGTTCCACCAACGGACTGATCAAGTGGTTCAAAGCTCACCAGGCCTAA
- a CDS encoding SIMPL domain-containing protein, whose protein sequence is MSRVKESLVLAIAILGLGAFLYCAMMHTKDRERIVSVKGLSERVVKADFVIWPIVYKELGNDLSAIYETVQTKNATLEKFLRDNGIDESEISRSSTDIVDAQSELYNNDRRAFRYVATVVLTVASKDVDKVRKLMGRQGELLKQGIAFSEGDYRYRKVYSFNGLNEIKPEMIDEANKNARVTAEKFALDSDSKLGKIKTATQGQFSIEDRDENTPYIKKVRVVTSVQYFLED, encoded by the coding sequence ATGTCTAGAGTTAAAGAATCGTTGGTGTTGGCTATTGCAATTCTCGGGCTTGGTGCATTTCTTTATTGCGCCATGATGCACACGAAAGATCGTGAACGAATCGTATCAGTTAAGGGACTCTCGGAACGGGTGGTTAAAGCCGATTTCGTGATATGGCCGATTGTGTACAAGGAGCTGGGCAATGATCTTTCGGCAATCTACGAGACTGTACAAACTAAAAATGCGACGCTTGAAAAGTTTCTGCGGGACAATGGCATTGACGAATCTGAAATTAGCCGTTCATCAACGGATATTGTAGATGCCCAGAGTGAACTTTACAACAATGATAGACGTGCTTTCCGTTACGTGGCGACAGTTGTGTTGACCGTTGCTTCTAAGGATGTCGATAAAGTTCGTAAGCTGATGGGTAGGCAAGGTGAACTTTTAAAGCAGGGAATTGCTTTTAGCGAAGGCGATTACCGCTATCGTAAAGTTTATAGTTTTAACGGTCTGAATGAAATCAAGCCTGAAATGATTGATGAAGCGAATAAGAATGCTCGCGTTACGGCCGAGAAATTCGCTTTGGATTCCGATAGCAAACTTGGAAAAATCAAGACGGCAACGCAAGGGCAGTTCTCTATTGAGGACCGCGATGAAAATACGCCGTATATCAAAAAAGTCCGCGTAGTGACTAGTGTTCAATATTTCCTGGAAGACTAA
- a CDS encoding HD domain-containing protein: MDTSVLDKAIVFAVRAHAGTGRRGKGFPYIVHPMEAVEIVATMTDDQELMAAAALHDTVEDTSVTLDDIRREFGDRVAKLVEEESDVFMEGVSESDSWHARKQAAIERLAHASRDAKIVAMGDKLSNARIIYRDFVQKGDELWKIFHVSDIKEHEWHYRGLASSLKELEGTFAYAEFTDLIEKIFGGRR, translated from the coding sequence ATGGATACATCAGTTCTTGACAAGGCAATTGTTTTTGCAGTCAGGGCTCACGCCGGTACGGGTCGCCGAGGGAAGGGCTTCCCGTACATTGTCCATCCGATGGAGGCTGTGGAAATTGTTGCGACCATGACGGACGATCAGGAATTGATGGCGGCCGCGGCTTTGCACGATACCGTTGAAGATACGTCTGTTACGTTGGATGATATCCGTCGAGAGTTTGGCGATCGCGTGGCAAAACTTGTGGAAGAAGAATCGGACGTGTTCATGGAAGGCGTGAGCGAATCGGATTCCTGGCATGCCCGCAAGCAGGCGGCGATTGAGCGCTTGGCACATGCCAGCCGCGATGCAAAGATTGTAGCGATGGGCGATAAGCTAAGCAATGCTAGAATCATCTATCGTGATTTTGTCCAAAAAGGCGATGAACTTTGGAAAATTTTCCACGTGAGCGATATTAAAGAGCATGAATGGCATTATCGCGGTTTGGCATCGTCGCTGAAAGAACTCGAAGGAACTTTCGCGTATGCGGAATTTACAGACCTGATTGAAAAAATCTTTGGCGGGAGACGATAA
- a CDS encoding GTP pyrophosphokinase family protein: MGEDSVEKYGLNPAETMILEDYREKMPIYERLRDYVCDLLKKKVAENNIYVTAVEARIKAEASLAEKLERKNGKYKSLTDLTDILGARVIAFYNDDVDKIAALVESLFKIDWKNSVDKRKMHELDSFGYNSLHFICTIPKALFEDPECPELNEIKFEIQMRTALQHVWATLDHDTGYKSGFEIPREYLRNLNRLAGMLELVDEQFCKIRTDINNYRYHVQSLVHSGRFDEVALNGDSFTNYLKLRPFDKLNQRIAAINQAEIHESSLMPFLKALKFLRFETLADVDRLVKENSEDAYHLAAFQLANTDLDIINSSLGVISLLVVYILKKGGGVAGIRTILDDLYGESASHESWAKRLYDSALKLSFMNQ, encoded by the coding sequence ATGGGCGAAGACTCTGTTGAAAAATATGGGTTGAATCCTGCTGAAACGATGATCCTTGAGGATTATCGCGAAAAGATGCCGATCTATGAACGGTTGAGAGATTACGTTTGCGATTTGCTCAAGAAAAAAGTGGCAGAGAATAACATTTATGTGACTGCCGTTGAAGCGCGAATCAAGGCCGAAGCGAGCCTTGCCGAAAAGCTTGAACGTAAAAATGGCAAGTACAAGTCTCTGACGGATTTGACCGATATTTTGGGTGCCCGCGTAATTGCGTTCTATAATGACGATGTTGATAAAATTGCGGCACTTGTCGAGAGCTTGTTTAAAATTGATTGGAAAAATAGCGTTGACAAGCGTAAAATGCACGAACTTGATAGCTTTGGTTATAATTCGTTACATTTTATATGTACCATTCCGAAAGCATTGTTCGAAGATCCAGAGTGCCCTGAACTCAATGAGATTAAGTTTGAAATTCAGATGCGCACGGCTTTGCAACATGTGTGGGCTACGCTGGATCACGATACGGGTTACAAGTCGGGTTTTGAAATTCCACGTGAATATTTGCGCAACTTGAATCGCCTAGCAGGCATGCTGGAACTTGTCGATGAACAGTTCTGCAAAATCCGAACGGATATCAATAATTACAGGTATCATGTGCAGTCGCTTGTGCATTCAGGGCGCTTTGATGAAGTGGCGCTGAATGGCGACTCGTTTACGAATTACCTGAAGTTGCGACCGTTCGATAAGCTGAATCAGCGTATTGCGGCGATCAACCAGGCTGAAATTCACGAGTCTTCGCTGATGCCGTTTTTGAAGGCTCTGAAGTTCTTACGCTTTGAAACGCTTGCAGATGTGGATCGGCTTGTCAAGGAAAATTCCGAGGATGCGTATCATCTGGCGGCGTTTCAGCTTGCGAATACGGACTTGGATATCATCAACTCGTCGCTTGGTGTGATTAGCCTGCTTGTGGTGTACATCTTGAAAAAAGGTGGTGGCGTGGCAGGAATCCGTACGATTCTGGATGACCTTTATGGCGAATCTGCAAGTCACGAATCCTGGGCGAAACGACTCTATGACAGTGCCTTGAAGCTCTCGTTCATGAACCAGTAA
- a CDS encoding GTP-binding protein — MKQPIRNIAILAHVDAGKTTLSERILFAAGEIHRPGRVEDGLATMDYMPEEKERGITIESGVAHFEWKNTWFNFIDTPGHVDFGAEVDMALTAVEGAVLVVSAASGVETQTLASFRKLRESRVRTILFVNKLDNPDYSLDETLINIEEALGVRPVLMSVPQFKNGKMCAMLDVLSQSRLVHSESGAEVIDDGWESDAGAAEERALLKKYYDEAVEFASNFDDEILSLALENKPVPPKMLLRGLKALAASDEYVICYAGSALEGFGIRSLVTALSFFLPEVPTFDENELGQVVRLRHFRGVGEISLFRSHVDLLRRDWPAGFEFSRLKANMLLPVDEIRAGDIYAMVSPFETELGQVIYLDDNCARRMSRQTKFDMTESNSWYLCEAKVQRREARDESGERAAGTSLRAEGEAISNASGNAALNGNAAPSISENYLPLLQTRVECVRTEDYAHVERSLSVLARMDPSFRVQKDDGGFWYLHTVGEVQLDVLLARLKREFGCEVRAGSPEVRWQERLCREVGPAENTFQIGPHKMSISISASPLEGDAHDIRLSAEFMEKAPLEILAGVRSALLESTEVGVLGKGPLVGVRFEVHRFEWTEGALPPMIKKCCADAVAKLVKPADVQLYEPVMELSLECPVNFAGLVTGDIQARDGRVKEIEGDGKTHFLKADVPLRKIFGYATGVRSISKGTALYSMKLLGYRPATV; from the coding sequence ATGAAACAGCCGATTCGAAATATTGCCATTCTGGCCCACGTTGATGCGGGCAAGACGACTCTTTCTGAGAGAATCCTTTTTGCAGCGGGTGAAATTCACCGCCCGGGGCGCGTAGAAGATGGCTTAGCCACGATGGACTACATGCCCGAGGAAAAGGAACGCGGCATCACGATTGAAAGTGGCGTGGCGCATTTCGAATGGAAAAATACATGGTTCAATTTTATTGATACGCCGGGGCATGTCGACTTTGGTGCCGAAGTTGATATGGCGCTTACGGCTGTGGAAGGCGCAGTGCTTGTGGTGAGTGCCGCAAGTGGCGTCGAGACGCAGACGCTTGCGTCGTTTCGCAAGTTGCGCGAATCCCGTGTGCGTACGATTTTGTTCGTAAATAAGCTCGATAATCCCGATTATTCGCTGGACGAGACGCTCATCAACATTGAAGAAGCGCTTGGAGTGCGCCCGGTGCTCATGTCTGTGCCGCAGTTTAAAAACGGCAAGATGTGTGCGATGCTTGATGTGCTGAGCCAGAGTCGTTTGGTGCATTCGGAGTCGGGAGCGGAAGTTATCGATGATGGCTGGGAATCGGATGCGGGGGCTGCGGAAGAACGTGCACTTTTGAAAAAGTATTACGATGAGGCGGTGGAATTTGCAAGCAACTTTGACGATGAAATTTTGTCGCTTGCGCTTGAAAATAAGCCGGTGCCGCCGAAGATGCTTTTGCGCGGACTCAAAGCTCTTGCGGCTAGCGATGAGTACGTGATTTGTTATGCGGGTTCTGCGCTAGAAGGCTTTGGCATTCGCAGCCTCGTGACGGCGCTTTCGTTCTTTTTGCCGGAAGTCCCGACGTTTGATGAAAATGAGTTGGGGCAAGTTGTGCGTTTGAGGCATTTCCGTGGCGTGGGCGAGATTTCGCTGTTCCGCAGCCATGTGGATCTGTTGCGTCGTGATTGGCCGGCGGGCTTTGAATTTTCTAGGCTCAAGGCGAATATGCTTTTGCCTGTGGATGAAATCCGTGCGGGCGATATTTATGCGATGGTCTCGCCGTTTGAAACGGAACTCGGACAGGTGATTTATTTAGACGACAACTGTGCAAGACGAATGTCGCGGCAAACGAAGTTTGACATGACTGAGTCGAACAGTTGGTACTTGTGCGAAGCGAAAGTACAAAGACGAGAGGCGAGAGACGAGAGTGGCGAGCGCGCGGCGGGAACGTCATTGCGAGCTGAAGGCGAAGCAATCTCTAATGCTAGCGGGAATGCCGCACTGAATGGGAATGCCGCGCCATCGATCAGCGAAAATTATTTGCCGCTGTTGCAGACGCGTGTGGAATGCGTACGCACGGAAGATTACGCTCACGTGGAACGCAGCCTCTCGGTGCTTGCGCGAATGGATCCGAGTTTCCGAGTGCAAAAGGATGATGGCGGATTCTGGTATCTGCATACCGTGGGCGAGGTGCAGCTCGATGTTTTGCTTGCTCGCCTCAAGCGTGAATTTGGTTGCGAAGTGCGTGCCGGCAGCCCTGAGGTGCGCTGGCAAGAACGTTTGTGCCGCGAAGTAGGGCCTGCCGAAAATACGTTCCAGATTGGGCCGCATAAGATGTCTATCAGTATCTCGGCTTCTCCGCTAGAGGGCGACGCACACGACATTCGCCTGTCTGCGGAATTTATGGAAAAGGCTCCGCTTGAAATTTTGGCTGGCGTGCGCTCGGCGCTTTTGGAATCGACTGAAGTTGGCGTGCTCGGCAAGGGTCCGCTTGTCGGTGTGCGTTTTGAAGTCCATCGCTTTGAATGGACAGAAGGGGCGCTCCCGCCGATGATCAAGAAATGCTGTGCCGATGCGGTGGCGAAACTTGTGAAGCCTGCGGATGTGCAATTGTATGAACCTGTGATGGAACTTTCGCTTGAATGCCCGGTGAATTTCGCAGGGCTTGTGACGGGCGATATCCAGGCGCGTGACGGTAGGGTGAAAGAAATCGAAGGCGATGGCAAAACGCACTTTTTAAAAGCCGATGTGCCACTGCGAAAAATTTTCGGATACGCTACAGGTGTTCGTAGCATTAGCAAGGGCACTGCGCTTTATAGCATGAAATTGCTCGGGTATAGACCGGCGACAGTTTGA